In a single window of the Mesorhizobium shangrilense genome:
- a CDS encoding DUF2274 domain-containing protein: MIKLKLGPLPDDKPVKVTVELPAPLHRDLVAYAEVLARESGQPVTDPVRLIVPMLERFIATDRGFAKARRGAS, encoded by the coding sequence ATGATCAAGCTGAAACTCGGCCCGCTGCCCGACGACAAGCCCGTCAAGGTGACGGTGGAGTTGCCTGCGCCGCTTCACCGCGATCTGGTCGCCTATGCCGAGGTGCTGGCCCGCGAGAGCGGCCAGCCTGTAACCGATCCCGTCAGGCTGATCGTGCCCATGCTGGAGCGGTTCATCGCCACGGATCGAGGGTTTGCCAAAGCACGACGCGGCGCAAGTTAA
- the trbL gene encoding P-type conjugative transfer protein TrbL, giving the protein MGNTGVIDNFLGVFTSYIDSGFGLLGGEVAFIATTLIVIDVTLAALFWAWGADDDIIARLVKKTLFIGVFAYIIGNWNNLARIVFESFAGLGLMASGTGFSVTDLMRPGRVAQTGLDAGRPLLDSISDLMGWIAFFENFIQIACLLFAWALVVLAFFILAIQLFVTLIEFKLTTLAGFVLIPFGLFGKTAFMAEKVLGNVVSSGIKVLVLAVIIGIGSTLFSQFTAGFGGATPTIDDAMAIVLAALSLLGLGIFGPGIANGIVSGGPQLGAGAAVGTGLAAGGMVLAGGAAAGGGAMLAAKGGAAALSGGAAAVRGGATAAGAATAAYSLGSLGQTGAAGVASGLGGVARAAGSAAVSPLKRAASSATSQASESVKSSFSAGAKAGFGATGGSSTMGTVGGASAAPAAAPPTSPDGPPAWAQRMQRRQALNHGTTMTAHAVRSGDSHGSGSSVNLSESDRS; this is encoded by the coding sequence ATGGGCAACACGGGCGTCATCGACAATTTCCTTGGGGTATTCACCTCTTACATCGACAGCGGTTTCGGCCTGCTCGGCGGCGAGGTGGCCTTCATCGCCACGACGCTGATCGTCATCGACGTGACACTCGCCGCGCTCTTTTGGGCATGGGGCGCGGATGACGACATTATCGCCCGGCTGGTCAAAAAGACGCTGTTCATCGGCGTCTTCGCCTACATCATCGGCAATTGGAACAATCTAGCCCGCATCGTCTTCGAGAGCTTCGCCGGCCTCGGCCTCATGGCGTCGGGCACCGGCTTTTCCGTCACCGATCTGATGCGGCCGGGCCGCGTGGCGCAGACCGGCCTCGACGCCGGCCGCCCGCTGCTCGATTCCATTTCCGACCTGATGGGCTGGATCGCCTTTTTCGAGAACTTCATCCAGATCGCGTGCCTGTTGTTCGCATGGGCGCTGGTGGTGCTGGCCTTCTTCATCCTCGCCATCCAGCTTTTCGTGACCCTGATCGAGTTCAAGCTGACCACGCTTGCCGGCTTCGTCCTCATCCCCTTCGGCCTTTTCGGCAAGACCGCCTTCATGGCCGAAAAGGTGCTCGGCAACGTAGTGTCGTCCGGCATCAAGGTCTTGGTGCTCGCCGTCATCATCGGCATCGGCAGCACCCTGTTTTCGCAATTCACGGCCGGTTTCGGCGGGGCAACCCCGACCATCGACGACGCCATGGCGATTGTGCTCGCCGCGCTGTCGCTGCTCGGCCTCGGCATCTTCGGCCCCGGCATCGCCAACGGCATCGTCTCGGGTGGACCGCAGCTCGGCGCGGGCGCAGCCGTGGGAACCGGCCTCGCTGCTGGCGGCATGGTGCTTGCGGGCGGCGCGGCGGCCGGTGGCGGGGCCATGCTTGCCGCGAAGGGTGGCGCTGCTGCCCTGTCCGGTGGAGCCGCGGCCGTTCGCGGAGGCGCAACGGCCGCGGGCGCGGCGACCGCTGCCTATAGCCTCGGCTCGCTCGGCCAGACCGGGGCGGCGGGAGTTGCCTCCGGCCTTGGCGGTGTCGCCCGAGCGGCAGGCTCGGCCGCCGTCTCGCCGCTCAAACGCGCAGCCTCCAGCGCAACATCCCAAGCAAGCGAAAGCGTCAAGTCCAGCTTCTCCGCTGGCGCAAAGGCCGGCTTCGGCGCGACTGGCGGCAGCTCGACCATGGGCACGGTCGGCGGCGCGAGCGCCGCCCCGGCCGCCGCGCCGCCGACTTCCCCCGATGGTCCCCCGGCTTGGGCGCAGCGGATGCAGCGCCGGCAAGCCCTCAACCACGGCACCACCATGACAGCCCATGCCGTCCGCTCCGGCGACAGCCACGGCTCCGGTTCCTCTGTCAACCTTTCCGAAAGTGACCGCTCATGA
- a CDS encoding P-loop NTPase fold protein — MRKLLSRIIGKKSTLAEADKPFAHAGPDTALANYLRYYSTLGTPGYAVLVTGPWGVGKTHQVKEIIPEAERYFVSLYGLDSVNSIHDAVLAACLPSLNAGEYVSTLGEVGKAMGDKYALAGFANSVWNAFLRQRLKPDRTIIFDDLERSPLWATQTSELLGAINHYVEHRGFRVVVICHDERIADELAELKEKTFGHTVQAAPQTAAAFDAFLADLPSQTTRTFVTERRSLIEEIWAQSGQSSLRILKHVINDIARLSATFDPRHLANQDAIDHVLRFFCALDIEVRAGSLNRDLLTGRMERYVSERMNRDAPEEETPFSAIVSRYASSDLTGKILSDEIVEATLIEGRFDAEFITAWLDQTPYFIKASDAAPWLIVMKLDELDDDILNEGIVRMQRQFDERSVTNMGEFLHIAALRLMMAEQNVSGRSMEEETSLSLKYIDDLLSDGRLPAKSLEYDPLERLFNAYGGYGYWVTDAARPHFDTICKYVDRARHLALEATYPDQATEVLRQLKEDPSSIFQTISPTNYGTNTLAHIPILAQIPPKSFVDAWIGGPRNGWRQTTMALDNRYEHGQLDRHLRDERPWLIELEREMDARIDAAAGLDAFRLKRIKPKIFDEARPASEPQ; from the coding sequence ATGCGAAAATTACTGAGCCGTATCATAGGGAAGAAGAGCACTTTGGCAGAAGCTGACAAGCCGTTTGCACATGCCGGCCCAGATACTGCTCTCGCGAATTACCTCCGGTATTATTCAACCCTAGGGACTCCAGGGTACGCCGTTTTAGTGACAGGCCCCTGGGGGGTTGGTAAGACACACCAAGTGAAAGAGATTATACCGGAAGCCGAGCGCTATTTCGTGAGTCTTTACGGGCTCGATAGCGTGAATAGCATTCACGACGCAGTTCTAGCGGCGTGCCTTCCGAGCCTGAATGCAGGGGAATATGTATCTACCCTTGGTGAGGTAGGTAAAGCGATGGGCGACAAGTATGCGCTCGCGGGCTTCGCCAATAGCGTCTGGAACGCTTTTCTCCGGCAACGCTTGAAGCCAGATCGCACCATCATTTTCGATGACTTGGAGCGAAGCCCCCTCTGGGCCACTCAAACAAGCGAATTGCTTGGAGCTATCAATCATTACGTGGAACATCGCGGCTTCCGTGTCGTCGTGATCTGCCATGATGAACGCATTGCGGATGAGCTAGCCGAACTTAAAGAAAAGACATTCGGACATACGGTTCAGGCTGCACCGCAGACTGCGGCGGCATTCGACGCGTTCCTTGCTGATCTTCCAAGCCAAACCACCAGAACTTTCGTTACGGAGAGACGATCACTAATCGAAGAAATTTGGGCGCAGTCCGGTCAGTCGTCGCTGCGTATTCTCAAGCATGTCATCAACGACATTGCCCGGCTCAGTGCCACATTCGACCCAAGGCACCTTGCTAATCAGGATGCCATAGACCACGTTCTCCGGTTCTTCTGCGCCTTGGATATTGAGGTGCGCGCAGGGAGTTTGAACCGAGATTTATTGACCGGGCGTATGGAGCGATATGTCTCCGAGAGAATGAATCGTGATGCACCAGAAGAAGAGACGCCATTTAGTGCTATTGTTTCTCGATACGCGTCTTCCGACCTGACCGGAAAAATTCTGAGCGACGAGATCGTTGAGGCGACGCTTATCGAAGGTCGGTTTGATGCCGAGTTTATAACTGCGTGGCTGGACCAAACTCCGTACTTCATTAAAGCCTCAGATGCGGCGCCTTGGCTGATCGTAATGAAGCTTGATGAACTGGACGACGATATCCTCAACGAGGGCATTGTTCGGATGCAGAGGCAGTTTGATGAGCGCTCGGTGACGAACATGGGGGAGTTTCTGCACATAGCCGCCCTTCGCCTCATGATGGCTGAACAGAATGTTTCCGGTCGAAGCATGGAGGAAGAAACCAGCCTTAGCCTGAAATACATCGACGACCTGTTGTCCGATGGCCGACTTCCTGCCAAATCACTAGAGTACGACCCCTTGGAGCGACTGTTCAACGCCTATGGAGGATACGGCTATTGGGTCACTGATGCCGCAAGGCCGCATTTCGATACAATCTGCAAATATGTTGATCGTGCGCGGCACCTTGCATTAGAGGCTACCTATCCAGATCAAGCAACAGAGGTTTTGCGCCAGCTAAAGGAAGATCCGTCATCGATTTTCCAGACAATTTCACCGACCAACTATGGAACGAATACCCTCGCACACATTCCGATCCTGGCTCAAATACCACCGAAATCCTTTGTAGATGCTTGGATTGGCGGGCCACGAAACGGATGGCGGCAAACAACGATGGCGCTCGATAACCGCTATGAACATGGGCAGCTCGATCGACACCTGCGTGATGAGCGGCCTTGGCTGATCGAGCTTGAACGGGAAATGGATGCCCGCATAGATGCTGCGGCTGGGCTCGACGCCTTTCGTCTAAAACGCATCAAACCGAAGATATTCGACGAAGCGCGGCCAGCAAGCGAACCTCAGTGA
- a CDS encoding TrbI/VirB10 family protein, translating into MSDTDTAAPMRLRAEPPRVTRLSRKMLAGVGAVALLGIGGALIYTLQTRDAGPGGDELYSTENRPTADGLAGLPRDYTGPLLGPALPGDLGRPILDAHNRGQPVVPPVMATPTVDPEEERRRAEEEAARLSNVFFQSGPRTGSPAGTAMPGLAGLGGQPATQDRHTAFLNGPVDRQTVAPDRVAPPASPYILQAGAVIPAALITGIRSDLPGQITAQVTENVYDSPTGSLLLIPQGTRIIGQYDDGVTFGQRRVLLVWNRLILPGGHSIVLERLPGADANGYAGLEDGIDYHWWDLMKAAGLSTLLAVGTELATSDEDRLIRAIRDGAQDTVNQAGQQIVQRQLQVTPTLTIRPGFPVRIIVTRDLVFEPAGD; encoded by the coding sequence ATGAGCGATACCGACACAGCAGCTCCCATGCGGCTTCGCGCCGAACCGCCGCGCGTCACCCGCCTGTCGCGCAAGATGCTGGCGGGCGTCGGCGCTGTCGCACTTCTAGGCATCGGGGGCGCATTGATCTACACGCTCCAGACCCGCGATGCAGGGCCGGGCGGCGACGAACTCTATTCGACCGAGAACCGACCAACGGCGGACGGACTCGCCGGCCTGCCGCGCGACTACACCGGCCCGTTGCTCGGCCCCGCACTGCCCGGCGACCTCGGCCGTCCGATCCTTGACGCACACAACCGGGGGCAACCAGTTGTGCCGCCCGTCATGGCGACGCCCACAGTCGATCCCGAGGAAGAACGCCGCCGCGCCGAGGAAGAAGCCGCGCGCTTGAGCAACGTGTTCTTCCAGTCTGGCCCACGCACGGGATCGCCAGCGGGTACGGCCATGCCCGGCCTTGCCGGCCTTGGCGGACAGCCCGCGACGCAGGACCGGCATACGGCGTTCCTCAACGGGCCGGTAGACCGGCAGACTGTCGCGCCGGATCGCGTCGCGCCGCCAGCATCGCCCTACATCCTTCAGGCCGGGGCCGTGATCCCAGCCGCGCTCATTACCGGCATACGTTCCGACCTTCCGGGCCAGATCACTGCGCAAGTCACCGAGAACGTCTATGACAGCCCGACCGGCAGCCTGCTCCTAATCCCGCAGGGCACGCGCATCATCGGCCAATACGATGACGGCGTGACCTTCGGCCAGCGCCGCGTCCTGCTTGTGTGGAACCGCCTGATCCTGCCGGGCGGACACTCCATCGTCCTTGAGCGCCTGCCGGGCGCGGACGCCAACGGCTATGCCGGGCTAGAGGACGGGATTGATTATCATTGGTGGGATTTGATGAAGGCCGCAGGGCTGTCCACGCTCCTCGCAGTCGGCACGGAGCTGGCGACCAGCGACGAGGACCGGCTGATCCGGGCCATCCGCGACGGGGCGCAGGATACCGTCAATCAGGCAGGCCAGCAGATCGTCCAGCGCCAGTTGCAGGTCACGCCGACGCTCACCATCCGGCCGGGCTTCCCGGTGAGGATCATCGTCACCCGCGACCTTGTGTTCGAGCCGGCAGGAGATTGA
- a CDS encoding SLATT domain-containing protein: MAEDIRGSNSDTRLIEDHRKAIIAECRRQEESCLYTSTTLYIWLRRVRRQKQFFVAAPIVIGGIAGLSILQDWGFDWIVAVLAFIASLFPALADALKFETSADEISRLAANYKALQDRFRRTANITTLSDLQAAEDALAELMDRMDVARSSSITPPEWAFEEAQRKIAEGHYDFSVDHPPTPK, from the coding sequence ATGGCAGAAGATATTCGGGGATCGAATTCCGATACACGTCTCATAGAAGACCACCGAAAGGCAATCATCGCGGAATGCCGACGGCAGGAGGAATCCTGCCTATACACTTCCACCACGCTTTACATTTGGCTTCGGCGGGTCCGCCGGCAAAAGCAATTCTTCGTGGCGGCGCCGATCGTCATCGGGGGCATCGCCGGTCTTTCGATTCTGCAGGATTGGGGATTCGATTGGATCGTGGCCGTTCTGGCATTCATCGCTAGCTTGTTCCCGGCCCTAGCTGATGCCTTGAAGTTCGAAACCAGCGCGGATGAAATTTCGCGGCTGGCGGCGAATTATAAGGCGCTACAGGATCGCTTTCGCCGCACCGCAAATATCACCACATTGAGCGATCTGCAGGCGGCAGAAGATGCTTTGGCCGAGTTGATGGATCGGATGGATGTCGCGCGAAGCAGCAGCATCACGCCGCCGGAGTGGGCCTTCGAAGAAGCCCAAAGGAAAATCGCCGAAGGGCATTATGATTTTTCGGTCGATCATCCGCCGACGCCTAAATGA
- the trbG gene encoding P-type conjugative transfer protein TrbG gives MRTITRIPTIAAMLLSATMLAGCATNRTPQFSYDSSVPPLPTVQAAATDNTPRPLHVPPAWTVARGGTAAGTPTGRVENANAAARVEPRREGYYNAIQIYPWSEGALYQVYAAVGQITTIALEPGESLTGAGPIAAGDTARWIIGDTESGSGANRRVHILVKPTRPDISTNLVVTTDRRTYMIELRARESLYMPAVAWAYPALPAGQRQTVPAAPIIPAEAARNYRYGLQVQGDSPPWRPVSVFDDGRRVYVVFPAGIVQGEMPPIFVLGANGEPQIVNSRVHQNVLIVDRLFGAAELRLGSGNRQQVVRIVRTNPTHAAAESASATIGGSSS, from the coding sequence ATGAGGACGATCACCCGCATCCCGACAATCGCGGCCATGCTGCTTTCGGCAACCATGCTCGCAGGCTGCGCCACCAACCGGACGCCGCAATTCAGCTATGACTCCAGCGTTCCGCCGCTGCCGACCGTGCAGGCGGCGGCAACCGACAACACGCCCCGGCCGTTGCATGTGCCCCCGGCATGGACCGTCGCACGCGGCGGCACGGCTGCCGGCACGCCGACCGGCCGCGTCGAGAACGCCAATGCAGCCGCTCGCGTCGAGCCGCGCCGGGAAGGCTACTACAACGCGATCCAGATTTATCCGTGGTCAGAAGGCGCGCTCTATCAGGTCTATGCCGCAGTCGGGCAGATCACGACGATCGCGCTGGAGCCGGGCGAAAGCCTGACAGGCGCGGGGCCGATTGCGGCGGGCGACACCGCCCGCTGGATCATCGGCGACACCGAGAGCGGGAGCGGTGCAAATCGCCGTGTCCATATCCTCGTGAAGCCGACACGGCCGGACATTTCCACCAACCTTGTCGTCACCACCGACCGACGCACCTACATGATCGAGCTGCGCGCGCGGGAATCGCTCTACATGCCCGCCGTGGCATGGGCCTATCCCGCGCTGCCAGCAGGCCAGCGCCAGACCGTCCCGGCCGCGCCAATCATCCCGGCCGAGGCTGCGCGGAACTATCGCTATGGCTTGCAGGTGCAGGGCGACAGCCCGCCATGGCGGCCGGTTTCCGTCTTCGACGATGGCCGCCGTGTCTATGTGGTCTTCCCGGCCGGGATCGTGCAGGGCGAGATGCCGCCGATCTTTGTGCTCGGCGCCAATGGCGAACCGCAGATCGTCAACAGCCGCGTCCACCAGAACGTCTTGATCGTGGACCGCCTGTTCGGGGCGGCCGAGCTGCGCCTTGGCAGCGGCAATCGCCAGCAGGTCGTCAGGATCGTCCGCACCAATCCGACGCATGCGGCAGCAGAATCGGCCAGCGCAACCATAGGAGGATCGTCCTCATGA
- the trbF gene encoding conjugal transfer protein TrbF → MSIFKRPATHYGKSPEPETPYRRAAQAWDERIGSARVQAKNWRLMAFGSLILSAGFASALVWQSARGTVVPWVVQVDNLGQAQTVAPANADYRPNDPQIAFHLGRFIEQVRAIPADAIIVRQNWLRAYEWTTDRGAAALNDYARANDPFAKVGRQQVAVEVSSVIRASPNSFRVAWTERHFENGQLSSTERWTAILTIVIQPPRDAERLRANPLGIYVNAISWSREMSQ, encoded by the coding sequence ATGAGCATCTTCAAACGACCAGCAACCCACTACGGCAAATCGCCAGAACCCGAGACGCCCTACAGACGAGCCGCGCAGGCATGGGACGAGCGCATCGGCTCGGCCCGCGTGCAGGCGAAAAACTGGCGGCTCATGGCCTTCGGCTCCCTGATCCTTTCGGCCGGCTTCGCCTCGGCGCTGGTCTGGCAATCGGCACGCGGGACCGTGGTGCCGTGGGTGGTGCAGGTCGATAATCTAGGACAGGCGCAGACCGTCGCGCCCGCCAACGCCGACTATCGGCCCAACGATCCGCAGATCGCGTTCCATCTCGGCCGCTTCATCGAGCAGGTCCGCGCGATCCCGGCCGACGCGATCATTGTCCGCCAGAACTGGCTTCGCGCCTATGAATGGACCACGGATCGCGGCGCGGCGGCGCTCAACGACTACGCCCGCGCCAATGATCCTTTCGCGAAGGTCGGCCGTCAGCAGGTCGCCGTCGAAGTCTCGAGCGTCATCCGCGCATCGCCGAACAGCTTCCGGGTGGCGTGGACCGAACGCCATTTCGAGAACGGCCAGCTTTCCAGCACCGAACGATGGACGGCGATCCTCACCATCGTCATCCAGCCGCCGCGCGACGCCGAGCGCCTGCGCGCCAACCCGTTGGGAATCTATGTCAATGCAATTTCATGGTCGCGGGAGATGAGCCAATGA
- the trbJ gene encoding P-type conjugative transfer protein TrbJ: MTYPKIVGASALALALGVPVALSPMLASPAHAQLFGRIVYDPSNYAQNVLTAARTLEQINNQIQSLQNEAQMLINQARNLASLPYSSLQQLQQSVQRTQQLLGQAQNIAFEVGQIDQAFQKQYGNVSLSATEAQLVADARNRWENTVGGLQDAMRVQAGAVGNIDSNRAEMAALVGQSQGATGALQATQAGNQLLALQSQQLSDLIAVISANGRADALTEAERATAAEQGRIQRERFLTPGTGYQPGNAQMFNNGNN, encoded by the coding sequence ATGACCTATCCCAAGATCGTTGGGGCCTCGGCCCTTGCACTGGCGCTTGGCGTGCCCGTCGCGCTTTCGCCCATGCTGGCAAGCCCGGCCCATGCGCAGCTTTTCGGCCGGATCGTCTATGACCCGTCCAACTACGCGCAAAACGTCCTGACGGCCGCCCGCACTCTGGAGCAGATCAACAACCAGATTCAGAGCCTCCAGAACGAAGCACAGATGCTCATCAATCAGGCCCGCAATCTAGCGAGCCTGCCGTATTCGTCGCTCCAGCAGCTTCAGCAAAGCGTCCAGCGCACGCAGCAGCTTCTCGGGCAGGCACAGAACATCGCGTTCGAGGTCGGCCAGATCGACCAAGCGTTCCAGAAGCAGTATGGCAATGTGTCGCTTTCGGCGACCGAGGCCCAACTGGTCGCCGATGCGCGCAACCGGTGGGAAAATACGGTCGGTGGCTTGCAGGACGCCATGCGCGTGCAGGCTGGCGCAGTCGGCAATATCGACAGCAACCGGGCCGAGATGGCCGCGCTGGTCGGCCAGAGCCAAGGCGCGACCGGCGCTCTGCAAGCCACGCAGGCTGGCAATCAGCTTCTCGCGCTCCAGTCGCAGCAGCTTTCCGACCTGATCGCGGTCATCTCTGCGAACGGCCGCGCCGATGCGCTGACCGAGGCCGAGCGCGCGACCGCCGCCGAACAGGGCCGCATCCAGCGTGAGCGGTTTCTGACACCCGGCACCGGCTACCAGCCCGGCAACGCTCAGATGTTCAACAACGGCAACAACTGA
- a CDS encoding DUF262 domain-containing protein: MQDVAQLRIEAAHKKIAEVFSKDYAFTIPAYQRPYAWETIQVEELLADLLDAMGPESRSEGFYFLGSIVLVKMHGSPDSRIVDGQQRLTTLTILFSVIRDLTEDPVKQASRETYIKQVANEDEGILEALRLQLRQKDQAFFEKHIQTRRATDSLPSTHGQSGAKARIIENAAIIRAKLVEMGEDKRSELLRFLLQSCYLVVVEVPTQTAARRIFTVLNARGMDLSATDILKADLLERAGELKERHLSQRWEDIEVALERGKFSDLFTHIRMIFERDKPRSALENGFPEQVPIFRQDPVGFATRSSNPMPTPSRCRRMTPSSEKGLDRRRPTSCDPWIDWTTKTGFRHFYSVSGRTTRGSGMTCPRSCSS, translated from the coding sequence ATGCAGGATGTTGCCCAGCTTCGCATTGAGGCCGCCCACAAGAAGATCGCGGAGGTGTTCTCCAAGGACTATGCCTTCACGATCCCAGCCTATCAGCGCCCCTATGCGTGGGAGACTATCCAGGTCGAAGAACTCCTAGCGGACCTTTTGGATGCCATGGGGCCGGAGTCGCGGTCAGAGGGGTTTTATTTCCTGGGCAGCATCGTTCTCGTCAAAATGCACGGGAGCCCGGACTCGCGGATCGTTGATGGGCAACAGCGCCTGACGACGCTGACGATCCTCTTCAGCGTAATCCGCGACTTGACGGAAGACCCCGTGAAACAAGCCAGCCGCGAGACCTATATCAAGCAGGTCGCCAACGAGGACGAAGGCATCCTCGAGGCGTTGCGACTGCAACTGAGGCAGAAGGATCAAGCCTTCTTCGAGAAGCACATTCAGACGCGGAGGGCGACCGACAGCCTCCCGTCGACTCACGGCCAGTCCGGAGCGAAGGCCAGGATCATTGAAAACGCTGCGATCATTCGCGCGAAGCTAGTGGAAATGGGCGAAGACAAGCGGAGTGAGCTTTTGCGTTTTCTCCTGCAGAGCTGTTACCTCGTCGTTGTGGAGGTCCCGACCCAGACCGCCGCTCGGCGCATCTTCACGGTGCTCAACGCGCGAGGGATGGACCTGTCCGCGACAGATATCCTCAAGGCCGACCTCTTGGAGCGCGCGGGAGAGCTGAAAGAGCGTCACCTTTCCCAGCGATGGGAAGACATCGAGGTTGCCCTTGAACGAGGAAAATTCAGCGATCTATTCACACATATTCGGATGATTTTCGAGCGCGACAAACCCCGTTCCGCACTTGAGAACGGGTTCCCTGAGCAGGTCCCGATCTTTCGCCAAGACCCCGTCGGGTTCGCGACAAGGTCCTCGAACCCTATGCCGACGCCTTCACGCTGTCGCAGAATGACGCCGAGCTCAGAAAAAGGTTTGGATCGCAGACGGCCGACCTCGTGCGATCCCTGGATCGACTGGACAACAAAGACTGGCTTCCGCCACTTTTACTCTGTCTCAGGCAGAACAACGAGGGGAAGCGGGATGACGTGCCCGAGATCGTGTTCCAGCTAG
- the trbK-alt gene encoding putative entry exclusion protein TrbK-alt: protein MDGKMLARLGAVVFIAIAVTATAIDMARKDEPSAPPSAPAFQPPADPLRETLRRCQQLGEAAASDTDCLAAWAESRDRFLGRDRSEAR from the coding sequence ATGGACGGCAAGATGCTGGCCCGGCTCGGGGCCGTGGTGTTCATCGCCATCGCCGTCACGGCGACCGCAATCGACATGGCGCGGAAGGACGAGCCTTCCGCGCCACCCTCTGCGCCGGCCTTCCAGCCCCCGGCCGATCCGTTGCGCGAAACCCTGCGCCGTTGCCAGCAGCTTGGCGAGGCGGCGGCGAGCGATACGGATTGCCTCGCCGCATGGGCAGAATCCCGCGACCGCTTCCTCGGCCGTGACCGCAGCGAGGCGCGCTGA
- a CDS encoding HNH endonuclease family protein codes for MPEIVFQLERLAYYLFMVRADVNARMSRYADVLDALEPLAEPKPRISVKDRSTGFTLTQAEAFALFNGLDGDVYLATRVVKPILLRLEQASTDGSAIYDYPTISVEHVCPQTLPDNSQWARWFTDPEAHSSRLHTLGNLVLLNFRKNAAARNFEFDIKKNQYFAPGNSCAFTLTNEVRAYSTWTPADIEERQKVALRRLAKDWRLEDVFENWRNSK; via the coding sequence GTGCCCGAGATCGTGTTCCAGCTAGAGAGACTGGCATACTATCTCTTCATGGTGCGTGCGGACGTGAATGCGCGTATGTCGCGATATGCCGATGTACTGGACGCACTGGAACCACTTGCGGAGCCAAAGCCAAGGATCAGTGTGAAGGATCGCTCGACAGGATTCACCCTCACCCAGGCGGAAGCCTTCGCCCTGTTCAACGGATTGGACGGTGATGTGTATCTCGCAACGCGGGTTGTGAAGCCGATCTTGCTCCGGCTGGAACAAGCCTCAACGGACGGGTCGGCCATCTACGACTATCCGACAATTTCGGTCGAACACGTATGCCCCCAGACCCTCCCGGACAATTCTCAGTGGGCAAGATGGTTTACCGATCCCGAGGCGCACAGTTCTAGGCTTCACACCCTTGGAAATCTTGTGCTGCTTAACTTTCGAAAAAACGCGGCAGCCCGAAATTTCGAGTTTGATATCAAAAAGAACCAGTACTTCGCGCCTGGAAATTCCTGCGCATTCACCCTGACTAACGAGGTGCGGGCCTATTCGACATGGACGCCGGCAGACATTGAAGAGCGCCAGAAAGTTGCATTGCGGCGCTTGGCAAAAGACTGGCGTTTAGAAGATGTTTTTGAGAATTGGCGGAATTCTAAATGA
- a CDS encoding SMODS domain-containing nucleotidyltransferase, which yields MWVGVRQRFQRFHEDLNLSKDQIDDGLGKQHGVRKSLHRAYYDESTESPRGFIVGSWGKGTAVAPPTDIDIFFELPVEVYHRIETYQGNKQSALLQEVRGHLLTTYPQTSIRGDGQVVIVGFNTITVEVVPAFRYDDYGRFYMPDTNDGGRWKLVDPQAEIAFIDTADGNASGNVRPMAQMLKTWKRHCNVPLKSYQVELLVAEFMTTYEFRQRDYYWYDWFMRDFFAWLCNKAWANLTIPGTFESTNLGDAWLSRAQTARDRALRACADEYNDYTISAGEEWQKIFGDRIPIHVS from the coding sequence ATGTGGGTTGGGGTTCGGCAGCGGTTCCAACGCTTTCATGAAGACTTGAACTTATCCAAGGATCAGATCGATGATGGCTTGGGCAAGCAACATGGCGTGCGGAAATCGCTTCACCGGGCGTATTACGACGAATCCACCGAAAGCCCGCGCGGGTTCATCGTAGGATCGTGGGGCAAAGGAACGGCCGTCGCCCCGCCAACCGATATCGATATCTTTTTTGAATTGCCCGTCGAAGTTTACCACCGGATCGAAACCTATCAGGGCAACAAGCAATCGGCGTTGCTTCAAGAAGTTCGCGGGCATCTTCTCACCACCTACCCGCAAACGAGCATACGCGGCGATGGGCAAGTGGTTATCGTCGGCTTTAATACCATTACCGTAGAGGTGGTGCCGGCGTTCCGATACGACGATTATGGCCGATTCTATATGCCGGACACGAACGATGGCGGCCGATGGAAGCTCGTCGATCCCCAAGCCGAGATCGCCTTCATCGATACCGCAGATGGCAACGCAAGCGGTAACGTGCGGCCGATGGCGCAGATGCTCAAAACGTGGAAGCGGCATTGCAACGTGCCGCTGAAATCCTACCAAGTCGAGTTGCTCGTGGCCGAATTCATGACGACCTACGAGTTTCGGCAACGCGACTACTATTGGTACGATTGGTTCATGCGGGATTTCTTCGCCTGGCTATGCAACAAGGCTTGGGCGAACTTGACCATCCCTGGCACCTTTGAATCCACAAATCTAGGGGATGCGTGGCTATCGAGGGCGCAAACCGCGCGCGATCGCGCTCTGCGGGCGTGCGCGGATGAATACAACGATTACACGATCTCGGCGGGCGAAGAATGGCAGAAGATATTCGGGGATCGAATTCCGATACACGTCTCATAG